A genomic window from Streptomyces brevispora includes:
- a CDS encoding transposase — MPAPRKYPLELRERAVRMYRAAEPKPVIRRMADELGVHHEALRNWIRQAEADAGERDESGMRDQVRGIEHSGHRN, encoded by the coding sequence ATGCCTGCCCCGAGGAAATACCCGCTGGAATTGCGTGAGCGTGCGGTGCGGATGTACCGCGCGGCCGAGCCGAAGCCCGTGATCCGCCGTATGGCCGATGAGCTCGGCGTGCATCACGAGGCCCTGCGCAACTGGATCCGGCAGGCCGAGGCCGACGCCGGCGAGCGGGACGAGTCCGGCATGCGCGATCAGGTTCGGGGCATCGAACACAGCGGACACCGCAACTGA